Proteins found in one Zea mays cultivar B73 chromosome 1, Zm-B73-REFERENCE-NAM-5.0, whole genome shotgun sequence genomic segment:
- the LOC100273289 gene encoding Vacuolar protein sorting-associated protein 24 homolog 1, producing METVKSLLKPKPTPQQQLREWQRRLRNEGRNIDRQIRDVQREEKKVEKAIREAAKRNDMGSAKALAMEVVRSRKAVNRLYENKAQLNSISMHLGEIVATARTVGHLSKSTEVMKLVNGLMKAPEVAATMQEFSKEMTKAGVMEEMVNDALDSTLDSEDMEEEIEEEVDKVLTAIAGETASELPDAVRKEKEKMKQPSTSVPEERTAIAEAVDDGELDQIRERLARVRS from the exons ATGGAGACGGTGAAGAGCCTTCTGAAGCCGAAGCCGACGCCGCAGCAGCAGCTGCGCGAGTGGCAGCGCCGCCTCCGCAACGAGGGCCGCAACATCGACCGGCAGATCCGAG ATGTGCAGAGGGAGGAGAAGAAGGTGGAGAAGGCCATCAGGGAGGCCGCCAAGCGCAACGACATGGGATCCGCCAAG GCGCTGGCCATGGAGGTGGTGCGCTCGAGGAAGGCAGTCAACCGCCTGTACGAGAACAAGGCCCAGCTCAACTCCATCTCCATGCACCTTGGCGAAATCGTTG CTACAGCTAGGACAGTAGGCCACTTGTCCAAGAGCACTGAAGTGATGAAACTTGTCAACGGCCTCATGAAAGCCCCCGAGGTCGCAGCCACAATGCAGGAATTCAGCAAAGAGATGACAAAG GCTGGTGTGATGGAAGAAATGGTCAACGATGCTTTAGATTCAACGCTGGACAGCGAGGACATGGAGGAGGAAATTGAAGAGGAGGTTGACAAGGTCCTCACTGCAATCGCTGGGGAGACCGCCTCTGAGCTCCCGGATGCTGTCAGGAAGGaaaaggagaagatgaagcagcCTTCAACAAGTGTACCTGAGGAG AGAACTGCTATAGCAGAGGCTGTTGATGACGGTGAGCTAGACCAGATAAGGGAAAGGCTTGCCAGAGTGAGGTCATAG